A single genomic interval of Pseudochaenichthys georgianus chromosome 3, fPseGeo1.2, whole genome shotgun sequence harbors:
- the phospho2 gene encoding pyridoxal phosphate phosphatase PHOSPHO2: protein MKTLMVFDFDHTVVDDNSDTWVIRSLPSQTLPDSVKKSYRKGHWTEFMGRVMKYIGEQEVSPDSIRSVMETIPFTAGMKDLLTFISEHKSTIDCIVISDSNSLFIDWIIQASGFHAAIDQVYTNPAKFNELGYMEVQNYHSHDCDQCSVNLCKKKVLEVYLSEQSDRGVEYEQVFYSGDGRNDFCPTSCLRGNDFVMPRKGYTLEKLLVTLQDQKDNSSLRAKVIAWSSGTDILEELKASIKF, encoded by the exons ATGAAGACTCTGATGGTGTTTGACTTTGACCACACTGTGGTTGATGACAACAGTGACACTTGGGTGATAAG AAGCCTTCCCTCTCAGACTCTTCCTGACTCTGTAAAGAAATCCTACAGAAAAGGCCACTGGACTGAGTTCATGGGCAGAGTGATGAAGTACATAG GAGAGCAGGAGGTCAGCCCCGACAGCATCCGCAGCGTTATGGAGACCATCCCCTTCACAGCTGGGATGAAAGACTTGCTGACCTTCATTTCAGAGCATAAAAGCACCATTGACTGTATCGTCATTTCTGACTCCAACTCCTTGTTCATAGACTGGATCATCCAGGCATCTGGATTCCACGCAGCCATCGATCAGGTTTACACCAACCCAGCTAAGTTCAACGAGCTCGGGTACATGGAGGTGCAGAACTACCACTCTCATGACTGTGATCAATGCTCCGTAAACCTCTGCAAGAAAAAGGTTCTGGAGGTGTATCTGTCAGAGCAGTCCGATAGAGGGGTAGAGTACGAGCAGGTATTTTACTCAGGGGATGGCAGGAATGATTTCTGCCCCACTTCCTGTCTGAGAGGGAATGATTTTGTGATGCCCAGGAAGGGGTACACCCTGGAGAAACTGCTGGTCACACTGCAAGATCAGAAAGATAACTCTTCTCTGAGAGCTAAAGTCATAGCCTGGAGCAGTGGCACTGACATCCTTGAGGAACTGAAAGCAAGTATCAAGTTTTAG